The window CCCTATGCATATTTCACACAATTGCACTTTCACTAAGAAAAGGAAGTAAACTATGACTTCATGCACAGTTCTGTTATAGTTAGATTTATTTATAGTTCTATACAAAATTTTCTGTATCCAACACCTGAACTTCAAGTCAAATAGTGGATTCATCTTTCGACATTGTCACACAACCACAGACATTTTAGTCTCTCAAATATTGCAGGGATCGACATattcactttctttttttctaaataCTTGAACATTCTCacaggaaaattttcaaaaggcAACTTGGGTTATAGCTGGAGCCTTGGCAGATGATCAGCTTGCTAGCCCTGGTGATTACAGTTCATTTTGGGCTCTAGGTGAGCAAATAGCTTTAGCTTGTTAAATAAATGGAGACAAATCAGACAATATCTTCCTTTTGTCCTATTTGTCTTAGAATGTTTCAGTAATAAAACGCTCGGTGTGTGTTATCAattttctgttcttcttttaAGTTCTTCCGTTGACATAATAAATGCACCGGGGGTGCCTGTATCTGCTTCAGTCCTGGCTTTTTTGGCCTGGATGTGGGCAGGGCTGGCTGAGAAAGTCCCTTCGAACCTGAACAGGATAATTCCTGCGTAGGGAGTGCATTTTTTGTTGCCATTGTTTTCTGTGCTTACTCAGGGAGGGGTCTGCCATCCATGGTTCTGGCCAGCTGATCCATGCGGGGCAGGTTTGGCATCATGATCAGGTTATCTTCCTCAGAGCTGGGAAGTAATCCCCCCTATGATTAATTTACAGTAATTACGAACACATGAATGTCGTGTTGGCTTTTTTTCTATAAGTTCTTCCCAGATTTATCCTCAACCTTCTCAAAACTAGTAATTTCCTAGTTCCATTTTTTTCGTCTTTCAAACTCTGAATATTCACTCTTTCTTTTAACCCCTCTCTGTCTCTGAAACTTCTTACGGCTATTTTTTGTTGAAgcattttcttttgtcttttatctGTTACAATAGGGAACCATGCGGTGTAGGCAGGTTATTATTCTTATTCTAAAGTATGACAGTATTTATGGGTCTCAAACAATAGAAACTCCATAAGCCTTGAAAATTAACAAAGTAAAGAATCCGACTAGCATCTACATATGCTAATTATTCGattttctatctttcttttcttttatgttcaTTAAGATTCCTTTAGTTTTTGagaatttcatttcatttttttaaaatttttttggtacGGAGAATTTCATTTCTTACCCACAATCTTGTAGGTTTATTTCAAGAAGATAGGCTATACCTTTTGAGATGCATAGTCTTACATGGGAAACTTTAATTGGATTCACAATATATGTAAAAGGGTAGGGGTTTGGTGGTCAGCGCTCTATCCAATTTTAGGGGaaaaaagatagagaaaaaACAGGGGGGGAGGAGTGGGGGAGAGAAATATTCTGAATCCGTGGTCTGGAGGCGTCTGTTACCTGGTCGGCAGACCagaaaactttcttccataTGTTAACATGTACTTGGAAAAACttgaacaatatttttttttttgtcgaaaTGAGCAAATATTATTTACTATATTAACATTGGGAAAAAGAATCATATGATGTTGGAGTGCAGACAGACTCCACCGCGcaccctctcacataatgaAGTATGAGGTCCACTCTTACACATACACTCTCCTGTTCTGCtccatgtggatgataccattctctGCATACTGCATTGCCTTTGGTGTGATGTGTAAATTTCTCCCTGCACTGGTGTTGCGGGGAACCCTCACCCATTAGGTTTTAAGCTTTTCAAGTTTGTAAACTTACAACTGAAACTGTAGGACTTTTGAGACGTCACTCGTATAAGTTCAATGTTTTCGTCTTACTGATGTGTAAATTTCTGCAATGGATGTTATGAACCGGCAACCTTATGCAATATTGCTTTTTGATCCTAGGACTTCTGTTGTGTTCAGTCTTCCAAGGTTTCAACTTTCAGTTATCAAGTTTTCTTGGTTgtgtttcaaacgttggaagATGGCATTTTGACTGCTCAGAGGATGAAGCTTCACCCTTTCCATTATTTAATGGAAACATGTGTGTTTTGCAAACCAAACAACCTATTTGCAGAATTTTGAGGTTGCTCAGCCGAGGATGAAAATCTCATCCTTGCTTGTGTCATTCATTGccatactttttaaaaattgcAACAGCCAATGGATAAATTGAGTTGCAGTCCAATCTATTAGAACCAAACATTTCAGAGCAAGTATAAAATGATTCTTGTGGTAAAGTgcctagtgcacttggtagctagtggtgcgtaaaggcccattgctaccGGGAGGTCTTGAGCTCAAGTCTCTTGGTTCACATCCTAATCCCcccttacctatcaaaaaaaaaaaaaacaaaagattcttgaatgatgaatttttttttttaatggagcCAGAATTACTAGACAGCCCCGTTTGGAGAGAAAACATAACATAAGCGGTTGATGAATAGAGGActgcatggacatacattgggggaatttgagtttgaaactTGACACCTTGTTAATCCAAACCACTCCCTACATATCCGACAATCAAAATTGCCAAGTCATCCTTTCACGTGATAGAAATTTCCAGTGGAACAGGCTTAAAAAAACTTTTTATCTTTcctaagggaaaaagaaaactaaccAACCACGTATGGTTCGTGTACGTAAACACAAACTAATGTCTTTGGGCACGAAAAGACTGTTCAGCCCCAGCGAAATTGAAAGCTGCATTCAGACCAATGCCTCTCTCTGGACTTTTATTGGCTACTTAGCTTGTTCAAAGGATGGCATGACCGGTCAGCTCCCATGTAAGAATTCACTAGGCTTTGCTTGTCCCTTTAATTCCAAAAGATCCAATTAAAATGGCTTATATCTCACATATTGGCTGATAACTTGATCCTTTACCTTGGTTTGAGTATGGAACCGGTGATACTGCAGTGACGAGAATGGGTCCTTTCTTTTGCATTTGTGTGAATGTGTCCTTGCCATTTGATTGTACAGATTTTACCAACCTCCTGTTGGTGATGGTAAGAAATTCCCAGTCTTCTACTTGCTGCTAGGAGATCAACATTGTGCTTGCTCATCTTTTGAGCGGCTTACTTTGATAGCTTGACAAGGTGCCATCCTCATTGTGTCATTTATGATGACGTGGTATTTCTGTCCATTGGATAGATACTAGTTACATGGTTTAGATTAGCCATATTtgtctaagggtgtcaattaaGGACCCACTAAAACCTAGAACCAACCAATCCCATTACTACATGGGACATCTCATAGAGCTGATTTTTTAACCAATTGTTAAATGAGACAGGCAGGATGATTATCGGACAGGTTCCTAATAATTCCATAAACAAAAGACCAATAAGTAACCAACCGGAACAGCAGTTCCCGTTTAAGATGCATATTTACTTATTTAgggatttattttttatgaataaagtGCCATCAGTTTTGATTCAATTCAACTCAAGATCATGTATCAATTCATTTCTCAAAATGGTAAAGTTCTACAACTCTCAGCAGTTGCTTTGCTGCTAAGATCTTGTCCAAGTTGCCTTTTCACCTACCCTGTCTACAGCATAGTTTTTCCTTGGGCTTGTACTCTTGTATAATCAGTGATTAGTCCATCCACATCTTTCCAGAACAGACCTTCCACAAAAATTCcatccttggtgaacctgcaaTGTTATATACAAAACTACACATTTACCGACTACAATTTAAGATGGAAACCAAAAGTGGGGCAATCTCATGTATAAGCATTTGAAATCTTGGCCATTGAATCTTACTGACACCAATACATGAACCGTACAATGGTATAAATCTGCCGATGCAAATCACATTTTTTTATTGAGTGTcaatgaatgagagagagagaaagagaggagagaatgaTACCACTGAGTGATGCTCTTGGTGAGCTGAACTGGTTTCTTAGCGGAGATGGATTTCTGGTCTGCACTCGCTACTGACAGCATGTACATCTCGGAGAATCTTAGCATTTTAGAAGAAACAACCAGCCCAGTGCTGTTGAAGGAATCCTGTAGAAAATAAACAAGGTGAAAATCCAAAGTTTCAAAATGAACTCCGGTACCATATACATCAAGAATATACTGCACCATGCAAAGAGGGTtcatttattcatccaaaactGCACTTAGGCAGTGATGGGAACCATCTCCCTAAAACTTATAAGGACTCCAGCACCCTCTCCAAAGtttagcttttaaggatgagttctactgAGTCCTAACAAACAGAAACCTCTCCAATTACTAAAAGCTATATTTGGAACCAAGTGCAATAATTTTTAATCGTAAAACAGTTTGTTATCAAATAACATATagggggagcatggcccctgcgtgagcacgggggccaatgagatCGCACGCAGAAGCATCATGGAGGggcggggcggtcatttcaccccccaCTATGTATGGGTGCAGGcagtacactcccccacaaagaacttttctcctaacatatattaatacaGTTTTTTTATGGAGGGTGTAATGTATTATTTATGGGTAAAGGTTCTTTGAACATTTGGTGTAGATTACCCTAGcacctttgtgtctatctctctcctcttcatataAAATGGCATCGCTGCCCTCCAATGTCGGATACTGTTTTGCTGCAACTCATTGTTGTGTTCCTCTTTGCCGCTTGCTCACAGAACCCTCAATCTCCTCCCTTTACTTATTCACTTAAAAAGCTGCTAAGAGCCCAGATTCCTCTTATACAtttaccacacaaaaaaaaaggagattctTCATAACCTATCCACCATTGATATTCAACCAATACAAGAATGCCGTTCTAGGAAAACTATCACAGGAAACGGTTATGGTACCAGGTTCAATTCATTCAATGGGGTATGCAAGAAAGATCCTTGACAACACAAAAATTCCTGTCAAGTTTTTAGTATGGGAAAAGGGTGGGTGCATGCCCGCACAGTTTTTCCCTCCTACTATTTTACTAATGATGTGCACTTTTGTcggttctctttctttctctatgATGTACATATGATGCTAAGGTAATTGGACTACGTTCATTTCCCTCTCCCTTGTGTTATATACCAAAACCTAAGCTGCAAACTGATTACAGCTACACTCTGAACTAGTTCCTCTTATCACCTCTCATAAAATGTGAACATCAGAGGAGTACGAGTAGAAAAACTCAACCATCCACCGATACTATACCGAACTAACTGAGACTCATAGAAGCATTGTCTCAACCGAATGAGAGTTTGGCTAAATTAATCTTGTTTCTTTATTCTGCAGTTTTCAGGACCACCCTTTTTCTAAATCACAAGTCATCGAGACTATCCTCACTACCTTGATCCAAGCACCATTtgccttccctttcctttccaTTAAAAGTCTTCATCTCACATAACATCACTCCTAACTTACAattttcagaagaaaaaaaaaaaaagcatatcTGTTATGAAACAACTACAAAGACTCTACTGCTTCCAATTGTATCTCAGCCACTCAGGATAAACCTCGTCTAATAGAACAACCAAACATAACAAGAACAAATTTCAATTTATAATCTTCAATAAAATCAACAATATGAGGCTTCTAAGCAACAATGAATGAATGATTCAATCGCAAATGTAATTAGGATAACTTACAGCGAGGGGATAAGTGAATAGGATGGCGTCCTGTCCGTTCATGTATATGATCAGCTGCATTATTCCAATGAAGAAAATATACTTACCAGAGTCAAAGATCAAACATCATCTGGGAGTCGACATCTAGAGAACAGCGTGGCCTTTTCTATGGAACACGACTGGGGAAGCAGACGGAAATAAGGAAAACAAGGAAGAAAGGATATAAAACGATGCATCCGATCAGAAAATCTCTGTTTTCAGGGAATTTCTTCGGGTAGAACTGAGCGGCGAGAGCGATGATTATGATGATGGCTCCTATAAACAATCTTATAGTCCTCCTGCTCATGTCTTCCACATATCCATGACTGGTGACAATCTGCAGGAATAATTCGAAACGCCATTAATTAatcaaggaaagaaaaattcgATCGATAGAGGAGAACAGAGTGAGACATTTATTAGTCGGTAGTTGTCACCTCAGAGACGGATTCGTCGAGAATGTGTTTGATCGAAGGAGGATTCATCAGATTTGCCTTTTTAGTATTTTTGCTGGGACAGCTGCCGACGCCTGCCATCTCTCCCTTCTTTAATTTCCTGCACACTACCGCAATTGTCCGAAAGGACCGAACCTGAAAATATGTAAAGACAGGAGAGATGAGAATGATGAGATTGAGAGCACTCTGCCTCTGCCTCTGCAGTTAAATATGAATGTATGAGTTGAGCTCTACCGTTACAAAATTTATAACTCCGTTTTCTCATCGGCGCCAAATTCTTTCCATGAGGCCAGCGTGGGATTGTGGTAAACTGCTAACTGACAACTACTACCTGGAGAGCCGATTCGGACCTAAATCATCTTGAGGCTAAGGCaggttttaaaacatggaatcgGTCATTGGCGATTCTGATTCCACCTAAATCGGTGTTCAAGAACATTAGAATCGGTCCTTACTAGAGATGTAAGCGGATATTGAAAATCTGTATCCGATCTGGTTAATGTCTGTTTAGGAGAATCGAATCCGttcgaaactaatcggatatgaatatgataatctcCTAttcgaccgattattatccgatttgtTTAGCAAtcaacggtaataaaatatctgaaatatatctctgtGTCCATCTATCCTTTTTAAGTTACCTTACGggattttgttatcttgtttttacaattttataagttaagataatgtaattctttttctatatttttattggttgatatatattgttttatgcaatgtgatacatggaatcacatatccatataagaaaatcaaagactaagaagagtaaaaaagggtagttgttgaactctcaagtctcaaccctaaccttcatcataaaaatggtaaagatgttaacggatagtcgaaaattcatATTCGATTCGCGTTCAAATCCATTTAGGAGATtccatattcaaaaaatcaccaTTCAAAAATTATTGAATCCGTCAGAAAACCgctaggatattatccgaatccgtccgaatataaacgaatacgaatatgataatgccactatccgaccgaattcgaatCATTTCCATCTCTAGTCCTTACATCTAAAAACAAGgaatttttaaggtttttgggTGTGAGTCAGTCATGTCGGATTGGTGTAAATTGGGATTGGTTATGGCCGATTCACCAATCCAATTCCCACTTATTAAAACTCTGCTCTAGGGGAAGTAGTTAGATTCATATTTgcgtttattttattttttaggagaGAGTTCTCTAAGCAGGAGACGGCATAGAAAAAACGCATATGATGTATGCTAGATGGCATCAACTTTGGAAGGCAACAAGGGCATTTCATGTaaggcaaagagagagagaaacacaaAGGTACTAATGTACCGTACCCCAAATGTCGAGTTTCAGCATAAATGAAGTTGGCTAAATGGCAAGATAAAAAACCTTTGAAATTCCAATACAGCATGGGGGTGGGGGATTTGATGGAATGAGTTACCCACGTCCAAGCCATATGTTGCTCTTTAAAACAAGGTTCAAGAGTAGAATCTGGTGTGAGATATTGAGATCGTTCCTGCCACCTTAAAAATCGGAAGTCAGATCAGTAGAATTAGACATTTTCGATCAGAATCATAATTCctagaatcttttaattttctaaaatttataGAAGGCTTCACTTTTATGGTCAaagactcttgttaaggtaagtgTCCTAATGGGAGGTGagaaaaaagaagcaaagaatTCCTAAAATTTATAGATTTTTATGTGGTCAAAGATTTCACTCATCAACTCGAATTAGACATTTTCGATCAGAATCATAATTCctagaatcttttaattttcagaaaAAAGAACTAAAGAATTCCTAacaaagatttcatacacggccgtacaagcatgcacggtcatgtcccctctcacaaagagttggaaaagtcgtACACCCCCATCCATATTTAATGCCtcgaaactcccaccctctcacatacacagcTTACAcaattttattgattttctaTTACGGGCTGATATTCTCTGTGCAACAGCCTGgccccagacacatgggctggcaattcatgggggcagggtggtcatttcacccaccccatgtgtctgggcgcagcatACACCCCCAGggcagagaacatttggccttctattaatattaatatattctttaccaaaaaaatatatactaaTATATTAATACACAGATTAAAAGTGGAAAACTATgaccaaaaaaatgaagatcaaacatGATTAACCATTGATTCAATAAAAGGCATAAAAAAATCAGCTCAAATTGGGATCAAGAGCTTCCGATTCAAATTTAGACATTTCATCCAATCCAGATCTGATTCCTCAAACCTTGCTTTATATCAAAGGTTATGAATCACCACATCATCTAGTCACATGGCATAAATGCATAATTATGTTGGCCATCAAGATAACGTAGCACAGTGGCACTTTTCCTCTAGCAAAGCTTATTCTTGATTAGAGAAATTTTTCTTAGATGTCCATGTTTTAGTAGTCAATGATTGAATGGGATATAACCATCCCCATATATGATTTACAtcttttctatttccttttcaggggaaaacagaaaaacataGTTCCTCATTCTTCCATTTTACCCAAAAGCCCAAGGAATCCGCTTGCATGTCATGAATTCAGGACCTTCCATAAAAGATTAACAACAATATTGGAGACCTTCAAAGATCATTATAGTAGGAAAAGCTAAATGGGTCTTCTGTTTTCCCAAGTCCCACCATGGAACTATGAAACGGAATTCAATGAGTGGGAAATGAAAATGGACTCCATTTGTTTTCATTTTGGAATACTTTACATGGTTACatgtttgaaaacaaaaaaattagatatTTGTTTGTAGgatgtaaaataaaatataccAACCTACTAGCATTTACTTGGACAAAAGTTGGAAAATGTGATTGCCCGACTAGGTACTCGTAAGATATAACATGTTAGATGGTACAGATAAACACACAATGTAGGAGTAATGAGCTAAAATTACAAAGGAAATGAACAAAGACAACAACAAAATCAACTTGTAATGTAGAATCGTTACAGCCTGAAACATAAAAATGGCTGCTGATCATGATACAGCCGGAAATCCCTCTATCAATCACTGAATCAGATGGATGTAGTAGAAGACTTTAAGGAAGAAGGTCATCAGGGAAATGTACATCGTCACTCTGCCACCTTGGAACTTTCATCTGCCTCATTCATCCGCAATTcaaattcagaaaaaaaaaaaaaaagtagaagcaaaagaaaaggtatgtcaatacacacacacacactcacaggCTTCTGTCATGAAGCATAACTATTAATTTATTGCTTATGAGGATATTCTGAGGTATTACACAGAGCCACACGAAATAAGGAAATTTTGCAAGTAGATTGTACATTCTTTTTCATGTTTATGATTTATATTCCGGACGAGACAGCTTAAGTAAAGCTTAAGTTATTTCGTTGCCATGGTCAATAGCAAGTGTTGAACAGGGATTAACAGATCTACAGAACTAGCAGAGTGAGAGTCTATGTACATTGCAGGCAGAGACCTGCGTTTGAAATCCACATGCACCATAATTTATCCAAATGGAAGATATCATGTGTGGGACAAGGATGAATGTCCCCAGTTGCTAAGCCTGTCATTAAAAAGGGAACGACTTACTTGATCAAAACAACAACAGAGTTTGAGTTATGACAGCTTCTTATGTTGGTGAGGTTTGTAGAGGTCATACCTCGAACCAAACTCTATGTCCCATTCCAACTACTTGAGGGTGTAATGAGAATTCTGTTCACCAATTCTACTCTCTCTAGGTCCATATCTATGGTTTCTATATATGAACATATGACAGAACTGAGTTCATGGCCCATCTTAACCAATCAACATGTAACTTCCAACCTGCTTGCCTACGTACgacacaataaaataaaatataccaACCCACTAGCATGCTTGCAAACTCAGAAGAGAGGGAGTAGTCATTCTAGTGGGAGAGTCTGCATCTTGACATTTCACAAAACCTTCTCTCCTTAAGTTTCAGCAGGACTCTAATTGGGAGCCCCCTTCTATATCCTTGAATTTTTCAGTAAGACAATACCTTAATCTTCTAGCAGCCAAATGGTCTACAGCTGAGTGTGTATGACTGTATATTTCATATTTTCAATTGATTTGGCACCTGGGATCAGGAAAAATCGGACAATGTATACATGTTGTAAACCATCTCATCATGATAAATGTTCTGTGTGGAACTGCATTGAGATACATGTAAATTTCTGTAGAATGCAACTGTATTTGGTAATGGTGGAAAAGCTCAGGCATGCAAAGAAAGAATGTTAATGGCTAAACAATCATCATACTCCAGATCTTTCCCTTCTATTCTTTTCAAAGTTGATAATGTGTTCCTGACAGAAGTGTCCATTCCCAAAACCAAAAG is drawn from Telopea speciosissima isolate NSW1024214 ecotype Mountain lineage chromosome 1, Tspe_v1, whole genome shotgun sequence and contains these coding sequences:
- the LOC122668382 gene encoding probable signal peptidase complex subunit 2, with translation MQLIIYMNGQDAILFTYPLADSFNSTGLVVSSKMLRFSEMYMLSVASADQKSISAKKPVQLTKSITQWFTKDGIFVEGLFWKDVDGLITDYTRVQAQGKTML
- the LOC122668391 gene encoding probable signal peptidase complex subunit 2; the protein is MAGVGSCPSKNTKKANLMNPPSIKHILDESVSEIVTSHGYVEDMSRRTIRLFIGAIIIIIALAAQFYPKKFPENRDFLIGCIVLYPFFLVFLISVCFPSRVP